A genomic region of Miscanthus floridulus cultivar M001 chromosome 3, ASM1932011v1, whole genome shotgun sequence contains the following coding sequences:
- the LOC136546523 gene encoding uncharacterized protein, translated as MEWRDSFLDLVLIPLSLLLPMAYHAWLWREVRLRPLRTAVGINAATRRLWAIGMMKDNAKNAVTVVQSVRNVIMGSTLMATTAILFCTGVAAVLSSTYTIKKPLSDTVFGAHGEYMMALKYVALMLLFLFAFLCHSLAICFLNQASFLVNTSGCLFSSSADADSDSDAALPLPHTRDYVGDVLERGFTLNLVGNRLFYAGVPLLLWIFGPLLAFLSSMVMVPILYSLDVVNLRGHSGCVISGKSAEMNGSECTHVV; from the exons ATGGAGTGGAGGGACAGCTTCTTGGACCTGGTGCTCATCCCGCTCAGCCTGCTCCTCCCCATGGCGTACCACGCCTGGCTGTGGCGCGAGGTCCGCCTCCGCCCGCTGCGCACGGCCGTCGGCATCAACGCCGCCACGCGCCGCCTCTGGGCCATCGGCATGATGAAG GACAACGCCAAGAACGCGGTGACGGTGGTGCAGTCGGTGCGGAACGTGATCATGGGGTCGACGCTGATGGCGACGACGGCGATCCTCTTCTGCACGGGCGTGGCGGCGGTGCTCAGCAGCACCTACACCATCAAGAAGCCGCTGAGCGACACCGTGTTCGGTGCGCACGGCGAGTACATGATGGCGCTCAAGTACGTGGCGCTCATGCTGCTCTTCCTCTTCGCCTTCCTCTGCCACTCCCTCGCCATCTGCTTCCTCAACCAGGCCAGCTTCCTCGTGAACACCTCGGGATGCCTCTTCTCCTCCTCCGCCGACgccgactccgactccgacgccGCCCTCCCGCTGCCGCACACCAGGGACTACGTCGGCGACGTCCTGGAGCGCGGCTTCACCCTCAACCTCGTCGGCAACAGGCTCTTCTACGCCGGGGTGCCCCTCCTGCTCTGGATCTTCGGCCCGCTCCTCGCCTTcctctcctccatggtcatggtccCCATACTCTACAGCCTCGACGTCGTCAATCTCAGGGGGCACAGCGGCTGCGTCATCAGCGGCAAATCTGCAGAGATGAACGGGAGCGAGTGCACGCATGTCGTCTGA